In Gimesia panareensis, the genomic window GGGACAGCTCGTTAAAGACTGGATGCGCAAGCGCGTCCCCTACGGTTCTTATTTTCCTTATGACGCTGCGACCGGTACAGCACAGGCGCGAAATGAAGTCTTCCGCCAGGCACGCGGAGAAGCGGTTCTCTGCATTGACTGTCACGTCCTGCTGGCCCCGGGAGCAGTGCAAAAGTTAATCGACTATTACCGGATGAATCCGGACAGCCGCGATCTCTTATCCGGTCCGATCCTCACGGACAGTGGGGCCGTTTCGGCAACTCATCAGCGTCCCCAGTGGAGTAAAGGCGCCTGGGGCGTCTGGGCCGTTGATGAGCGTGGTCGGGCCCCGGAAGGGGAGCCGTTCGAGATCTGGCAGCAGGGGATGGGGCTCTTCTCCTGTCGACGTGCTGCGTGGCCGGGCTTTCATCCCGAGTTTCGAGGCTTTGGAGGGTGCGAGACCTACATCATGGAGAAATTCCGGAAAAACGGTAACCGGGTTCTCTGCTGTCCGTGGCTCCGCTGGACGCACCGCTTCCAGCGCCCCGAGGGAGCCCCCTACTCCGTGGAATATAAGGACCGGATCCGCAATTACCTCATCGGGTTCCAAGAGCTGGGACTCGATGTAGAACCGGTTCTGAAACATTTCAAAGTCCCACCCGACCGGGCAGCAGGACTGGCGGAGGCAAAAACGAAACCGGAAAAGACAGGGGATTTCGCTGTCGTAGGCGACCGGACATTTGGCGGTGTGGAGATGCGGGGCAGCGCGCTGTCAGAATACCTCGCGTGCAAACTGATCGCTCCCAGACAGGTTCCCAGTATGGTCCGCCGCAAAACCATCATCTCGATCAAGGACGGTTTCTGCCCCGCCACAATCCGCGGGAAATGCGACCGTCTGATTTACGACCCACTGGACGTCTTCTGCTCCACAAAAACCGACATCGCCCCCGTTGATTACTGGAGATCGCAATATCAGCGGCACCAGTTCGATGAACTGATCGCGACCAGCCCTGCCTGTTATGAAGTGATGCGCGCAGCGGTTCCTGATCACGTCGGCGTGCACCTGGTTCCGCACCAGAGTGATTCCCGGATCGAGCAGAGCTGGTATCACCCGGACGGCCCGATCGTATATTCCGGCCTGAAATGCTTTATTGATTCCGGCCTGGATCGGATTAAAAAAGCCTGTCGCATGCTCGGTAAAGAATTCGTAACGGGAGACGGTTGTAATATTCTGAAGGGAGCATCACTGGCTCTGGCATTACGGCTCCCCCCGTTCGACACAGCGTTAAACCGCCATTGTAAGCCCCAGATCAAGCTCGCGAATGCTGCCGCCGCCGGTCTGCCCGCAGTCTCTACTGAGTGCCCGGCGGCTACGTCTCTGTTTCCGGACATCCCGACCGTACCAGTTCAGTTTACAGCAGCAGAACTGGCAGGTGTGATGCAACAGGCGCTCGCAGGGCCAGCTTTAACAAACCCGTATGGTGACAATCACTATCTTACTGCGATGGACCGGATCCTGCACCGGGAAACGGTGGTCGTCTACACCGCCATCTTCGGTGGATACGACACTTTAAAGGAACCGCTGGATCCGATGCCGGGAGTGAAATTCGTCTGTTTTACCGACAATCCCAGACTGAAGTCGAACGTATGGAAGATTCACTACTGTCGCCCGACGGGAGACCCGCTGATGCAGGCAAAGTCGTTCAAGATCCTCGCGCATGAAGTGCTCGACTGTGACATTTCCCTCTGGATTGATGGCCGGGTGGAACTGCACAATCTGAACGGAGCCGTCAATCAACTCAATAAAGATCTCGCTCTGCATCGCCATGCACGACGGAACTGCATTTATGAAGAAGCGAATCACTGCATCAACGTGAATCGCGGAGACCCGCGACAAATCAAAGATGCGGTGACCCGGTATCAGTCCGAGGGGCATCCCCCTGGCTATGGATTATGGAATGGCGGCGTCATCCTCAGGCGCCATACCCCTGATATCACCACGTTTAACCGGGAATGGTGGCGCGAAGTCAGCGTGGGCACCACCCGCGACCAGATCGTGCTCCCTGTCGTGCTCCGAAGGCTGGGAACTCCTTTTGAGACATTTCCCAACGATGTACCACTCCACCGAATTGGTGACCACCTGCTATGAGAATCAAAAACCTGCTCGTCATCTCGGCCTGCGACTCCAGCATGAGTTCCTGGGGAAACCTTTGGATTGACCAGATCCAGAAGTTCAACGTGGACTGGAAAATCTTTGATCTGGGTGGCTTCCATCGCGGTGCGCCAGTCGATTTCGCTACCCGTGAATTGACCGAACCGGAGCCCGGCAGACAGCGCTCTGATTTCAAACCGCGTCTGATTCTCCAGGCCCTGCGACGCTTCAGGCGGCCGGTCCTCTGGCTGAATCCCGATGCTTTTCTCGTACAGCATCTGCACGATGTCCTGGCACGCGTCGATCTTGCAGTCACCGTCAACCGGCCAGAGGAATGGAATTTGTACAAGAGGAACGGGCACAACAAACGGGAAGCAGTCGACGCCGGAGTGATTTTCGCAAACCCCACACCGGCCAGCGAACAGTTCATCCATAAATGGGCGGCACTCGCAGACGAACAGAACGATCAGGCGGCCCTGAATCTCCTGTTCAAAGAGATCACGTACAGAAATGCGGTCGGCAATGTTTCCGGCGCCAGAGTTCGGCTCCTGAGTACAGAGATTTACAACAGCCATTATTTCACTGAGAAATCAGTGATGGAAAAAGCGAAGATTCTCCACTTCAAGGGAGACCACTCCCGGATCGCCGATGCTGCCAGTTATGGAATCAATGGCGGTGCAGGTGCAGCAAACGCTGCCACAGACTGCAAGTTGCGAGTCGGTCAGCGGGGCACAGGAAAGAACGGCTGGTTGCATCTAGACAGTCACCCCTCTGCGGACATCGTCTCTGAGATCCCTCCCCTGCCCGCGTCGGTCACAAACCGAATGTGGCAGATTATCGAAGGGATTCATGTCTGGGAACATTTTCACAAATGGGAGGCGGAGAAACTCGCCAGATGCTTCCACGATGTACTCGCCCCCGGTGGAAAACTGGTTCTCGAATGCCCCAATCTGGAAATTGCCTGTCGCTCGTTACTGGGCGGATACAAGGACTCCAACAGTTACCACATGCACGTCTTCTATGGCGATCCGCAACACGAGGATCCAGCCTACGGTCACCGCTGGGGTTACACACCGGAATCATTGAAACATCAGCTGATCGAATTTGGCGGATTTCAAGCTGACGATGTCTGTATTGAACCGGCACAATTTCACGTGCGGGATCGAGATTTTCGCATCGTCGCCAGGAAACGCTGAGTGTGCTCGGATGTGCTGAATACTGAGAAAAGGCCATAAACATGACTGGGTATGATACATTATTCGCCTCGATTAACGAGGCCCATGAGACACTCGTGCACGGACCGTCTCAATACAAGTGGCTCGCCTCGGCAAAACGGTATGTCCAGCAAAGCCGCGAGTGTATTGGACTGGCCAATACCCGACATGGTGAAGTCGTCTACGACATCGGCTGTGGTCCGGGCTATCTGCTCTGGATCTGCAGGGAAAGACTGGGATGCAGCGTGCAGGGATGCGACCCGTTGCGCGACGGCCCCATCTACAAGGAACTGTATCAGGCACTAAATCTGAATCAGTGCATCAGCCCGTATGTTTCCTCCATACAGGCCCCCCTGCCGGCAACGGGATTAAAATACGACGTCATCTTCGCCACCTGGATCACATGGATCGGATTTGGAAACTGGTCAGCGGAAGAATTTTCCACGTACATTCACCACTGCAAGCAGCACCTGACGGAGCGAGGTCGGATTCTACTCAGATTTGAAGAATCGAGGTTTGAGGAAAAACTGTATGAGTCCTGCCTGAAACAGCTCGGTTCCAGGGTCGCACCGCTCTGCTACCTGTTCCGCGCTTAGACGTCTCTGTGCAGCTGACTGCTGCATCGAACAGGACCTGCCAGACGTGACTATCAGGGGAGCGTTCTGGCCACGCGAAAGCCAATCGTGTAACTGCGATAGACCGGGAGGTTTGAGGCACGCGAGTCAGAACGGGCAAACTTTGATTCATAATCAAATGCACTCCCCCGCAGCACACGCTGTTCCCCCCTGGGAAGCCCGCGCGGATTATTGACGCTGCGTTCGGACCCATAAATCCCGAACCAGTCCTGACACCATTCGTAAACATTCCCATGTGAGTCAAACACTCCCCAGCCATTGGGCAGTTTACTGCCGCAGATCGCTGTTGAGTTTGACTCGTAGACGGCATAGCGGCTCAGGAACAGATCGTTGTTCCCCGATGCGAAGCTGGTTTCCGTCCCCGCGCGACAGGCAAATTCCCATTCCGCCTCAAACGGCAGGCGATAACCATTCGAGTCCGGGTCCAGTTCTCCGCTCACCAGGTAGGCCGGTTTCAAACCCTCCTTCCGACTCAGCCAGTTACAGAACAGAATCGAGTCATTCCAGCAGACACCCTGCACGGGGTGATCTTGAGAGGGACTGCGGGCGGGGCTGGCCCCCTTCCAGTTCTGCGGCTTGTTCGCATCTGCATAATCCGGATCGTCCATGAATTCCTGGAACTGGATTCTGGAGATTTCGCGGTCGCTGATCCAGAACGGTCGTGTCAGATTAACTGTCTGAAGCTGCCCCATCTCCATTCGGGCAGAATCGTCTGAACCGCTACCCCTGACTCTGCGCGTGAAACTCCCGGGAGGAAGTTTCAGCATTGTCAGACCAAGACTGTTCAGATACCAGTTACGCCCCTCGACAGGTTTGTCTGTCTGAGAAAGATCAGGAAGCGGCTGATTCCATTGCCGTAAAGCCCACCCCGCCGAACTGTGGGTGGCAGTATCGGGCTGTTTTGCATACCAGTCCGCCACGAGCGGATACAATGCTTTTCGTTCATCCGTCGTCAGGGCAGTCGCAGGAATGCTGCCTGCCCCGAGACAGATTCCAGAGCGATAATCGGCGTCGGATTCGGCCAGTGGAAGATTGAAACAGGGAAGCACATCACCATGCCATGTCGAAATGGTCTCGATCAGGAAGGTCCGTTGGATGGGATCAGGTCGAAGTCGAAACATGTCCCGTGCAATGCTCCCATCTCCCAGCAGAAGCGACACGATCGCCAGACGGGCTCTGTACCGCCAGTCCCGCTTCAACTCGGCTTCCGCTGCTCGTTCCTGCAGGGAGTGCAGCGCAGTTTCACGTATGTGCTGGAGGGCCGCTACGATATTCGCGCATTCTTCCGGTTCAGCCTCTGCAATGCTGGTGACCAGAAAACCTTCATCGACCTGTCCGAATTCCGCGAGTGCCACGGCAGCACGCAAACGTTCTGTTCGTTCAACTGCTTCGTCCTCAAACTGATTCTGCAGAATCGGTACAGCGTGTTCGCGAATCGGTTCCAGGTTCCGGATGGCATAAGGCACAGCCCTGGCCGGCGCAGCCAGTACGGCGTCAACCAGCAACTCGGCCTGTTTGCGATTGTTTTCCTGCTTATGCGCAACCAGGATCGCATTTTGTGAGGAATTGTACGAAGCAGCCAGGAACCCCGCCCCCACCAGAACAGCAATGGTCGTCAACCAGCGAATGCTGTGGACCTGCGCTGCCTGTGCCATCATCTTCCGTTCTGGCTCTGTCCAGTACTTTCTGGACGTTAACAACCGAA contains:
- a CDS encoding glycosyltransferase domain-containing protein, which gives rise to MSKPFLTIGMATFDDFDGVYFTVTSLMMHHADVMRDCEIVVVDNHPNSKQGQLVKDWMRKRVPYGSYFPYDAATGTAQARNEVFRQARGEAVLCIDCHVLLAPGAVQKLIDYYRMNPDSRDLLSGPILTDSGAVSATHQRPQWSKGAWGVWAVDERGRAPEGEPFEIWQQGMGLFSCRRAAWPGFHPEFRGFGGCETYIMEKFRKNGNRVLCCPWLRWTHRFQRPEGAPYSVEYKDRIRNYLIGFQELGLDVEPVLKHFKVPPDRAAGLAEAKTKPEKTGDFAVVGDRTFGGVEMRGSALSEYLACKLIAPRQVPSMVRRKTIISIKDGFCPATIRGKCDRLIYDPLDVFCSTKTDIAPVDYWRSQYQRHQFDELIATSPACYEVMRAAVPDHVGVHLVPHQSDSRIEQSWYHPDGPIVYSGLKCFIDSGLDRIKKACRMLGKEFVTGDGCNILKGASLALALRLPPFDTALNRHCKPQIKLANAAAAGLPAVSTECPAATSLFPDIPTVPVQFTAAELAGVMQQALAGPALTNPYGDNHYLTAMDRILHRETVVVYTAIFGGYDTLKEPLDPMPGVKFVCFTDNPRLKSNVWKIHYCRPTGDPLMQAKSFKILAHEVLDCDISLWIDGRVELHNLNGAVNQLNKDLALHRHARRNCIYEEANHCINVNRGDPRQIKDAVTRYQSEGHPPGYGLWNGGVILRRHTPDITTFNREWWREVSVGTTRDQIVLPVVLRRLGTPFETFPNDVPLHRIGDHLL
- a CDS encoding methyltransferase domain-containing protein — encoded protein: MRIKNLLVISACDSSMSSWGNLWIDQIQKFNVDWKIFDLGGFHRGAPVDFATRELTEPEPGRQRSDFKPRLILQALRRFRRPVLWLNPDAFLVQHLHDVLARVDLAVTVNRPEEWNLYKRNGHNKREAVDAGVIFANPTPASEQFIHKWAALADEQNDQAALNLLFKEITYRNAVGNVSGARVRLLSTEIYNSHYFTEKSVMEKAKILHFKGDHSRIADAASYGINGGAGAANAATDCKLRVGQRGTGKNGWLHLDSHPSADIVSEIPPLPASVTNRMWQIIEGIHVWEHFHKWEAEKLARCFHDVLAPGGKLVLECPNLEIACRSLLGGYKDSNSYHMHVFYGDPQHEDPAYGHRWGYTPESLKHQLIEFGGFQADDVCIEPAQFHVRDRDFRIVARKR
- a CDS encoding class I SAM-dependent methyltransferase; amino-acid sequence: MTGYDTLFASINEAHETLVHGPSQYKWLASAKRYVQQSRECIGLANTRHGEVVYDIGCGPGYLLWICRERLGCSVQGCDPLRDGPIYKELYQALNLNQCISPYVSSIQAPLPATGLKYDVIFATWITWIGFGNWSAEEFSTYIHHCKQHLTERGRILLRFEESRFEEKLYESCLKQLGSRVAPLCYLFRA